From the genome of Mycobacterium kansasii ATCC 12478:
CAGCGCGTCACCCTGGCCACCCGCACCACACAGGGCCGCAACGCCGTAACCGGAGCCGCGACGGGCCAGTTCGAGTGCCACGTGCAGCGTGATGCGCGCGCCCGACATCCCGATGGGATGACCGACGGCAATCGCGCCACCGTTGACATTGACGATCTCGGGATCAACCCCCAGCTCTCTCGTCGAAGCCAGCGCGACCGCGGCGAACGCCTCGTTGATCTCGATGACGTCGAGCTGGTCGACCGAGATGCCCTCACGCTGGAGCGCCTTTTTGATCGCGTTGGCCGGTTGCGACTGCAACGTCGAATCCGGGCCGGCCACGACTCCATGCGCGCCGATCTCGGCCAGCCACGAAACTCCCAGCTCCTGGGCCTTTTCTTTGCCCATCACCACGACCGCGCAGGCGCCGTCCGAGATCTGCGAGGCCGAGCCCGCGGTGATGGTGCCGTCCTTGCGAAACGCCGGCTTGAGACCGCCCAACGAATCGGCGGTCGTATTGGCCCGGATCCCTTCGTCTTCGCTGAACTGCAGTGGATCGCCTTTGCGCTGCGGAATACTCACCGGCACCACTTCGTCGGCGAACACCCCGTCCTTCCATGCAGCGGCCGCTTTCTGGTGTGACTGCGCCGCGTACTCGTCCTGCTCAGCGCGGGTGAACTTGTCGACGTCGTTGCGTTGCTCGGTGAGCGCGCCCATGGGCTGATCGGTGAAAACGTCGTGCAGACCGTCGTAGGCCATGTGGTCGAGAACCGTGACGTCGCCGTACTTGTAGCCGGCCCGGCTGTCCATCAGCAGATGCGGGGCCTTCGTCATCGACTCCTGACCCCCGGCAACCACCACG
Proteins encoded in this window:
- a CDS encoding acetyl-CoA C-acetyltransferase — encoded protein: MTTSVIVAGARTPIGKLMGSLKDFSASDLGAIAIRAALEKAFPGVENPASLVEYVIMGQVLTAGAGQMPARQAAVAAGIGWDVPALTINKMCLSGIDAIALADQLIRAGEFDVVVAGGQESMTKAPHLLMDSRAGYKYGDVTVLDHMAYDGLHDVFTDQPMGALTEQRNDVDKFTRAEQDEYAAQSHQKAAAAWKDGVFADEVVPVSIPQRKGDPLQFSEDEGIRANTTADSLGGLKPAFRKDGTITAGSASQISDGACAVVVMGKEKAQELGVSWLAEIGAHGVVAGPDSTLQSQPANAIKKALQREGISVDQLDVIEINEAFAAVALASTRELGVDPEIVNVNGGAIAVGHPIGMSGARITLHVALELARRGSGYGVAALCGAGGQGDALILRAG